A stretch of Oncorhynchus mykiss isolate Arlee chromosome 12, USDA_OmykA_1.1, whole genome shotgun sequence DNA encodes these proteins:
- the mis12 gene encoding protein MIS12 homolog → MTTTDKKGAGNLEMAEYITSEEEATSSSSLELYEAQFFGFTPQTCMVRVYSAFQDCLNELLLVVEAVFVRKLSGTEPKEEQLHLRARECTQKLQIFLQERFKRLSGRMETVLVNNVLSVPPNVLLPEDQPHKKYPQRLEEVLKLESSLAELQQAYQVEVCARQALLAELEEQREVQEQLDGILRWIGELQAAWMQEGMGSFHNSFCVMMQSVKKLQAVFGEINKKSKRLNENSSVGWTHMV, encoded by the coding sequence AGGAGGCaacgtcttcctcctccctcgAGCTGTACGAGGCACAGTTCTTTGGTTTCACCCCTCAGACCTGCATGGTGAGAGTATACAGTGCCTTTCAGGACTGCCTGAATGAATTGCTACTTGTCGTAGAAGCAGTGTTCGTGAGAAAACTAAGCGGGACTGAACCAAAGGAAGAGCAACTACATTTAAGGGCAAGAGAATGCACCCAAAAGTTGCAGATATTCCTTCAGGAACGCTTCAAGCGTCTGTCTGGTCGCATGGAAACCGTTTTGGTCAACAACGTCCTCTCAGTCCCGCCAAATGTGTTGCTGCCTGAAGACCAGCCACACAAAAAGTACCCTCAACGTTTAGAGGAGGTTCTTAAGCTGGAGTCTTCCCTGGCAGAGCTGCAACAAGCGTACCAAGTGGAGGTGTGTGCCAGGCAGGCCTTGCTGGCTGAACTGGAGGAGCAAAGAGAGGTCCAAGAGCAGCTGGATGGGATCCTGAGATGGATTGGAGAACTACAGGCAGCATGGATGCAAGAGGGAATGGGCAGCTTTCACAACAGCTTCTGTGTGATGATGCAGTCAGTCAAGAAACTGCAGGCTGTCTTTGGAGAGATCAATAAGAAAAGCAAAAGACTGAATGAGAACTCGTCAGTGGGATGGACCCacatggtgtaa